Below is a genomic region from Tepidiforma bonchosmolovskayae.
GCAGCCTCGGCGAAATCGTCCGGGCCGCTCCCATGCCCGTCGTCGCTATCGGTCCCCGCTTCGAACCCGGCAGCCCTGCCCCGGTCCGGGTCCTCGCCCTCACCGACGGGAGCCCCACGGCCGCCGCGGTCGGCCCCGGCCTCACGCGCCTGCTCGCCGGCTCCGCTGTCCCGGTCGAACTGCTTGCCGTCGCCGTCCCCGCCCTCGGCGAAGCCCCCCGCGAACGTGAACTCGAACTCGCCCGCGCCCTCGAAGAGCTCGAGGCCGCCATGCCCGGCGTCCAGGTGGTCCATCGCCGCGTGGAGCCCGCGCGCTCCTTCGAATCGGTCGCCGCCGCCGCCATCCGCGTCGCTCGCGAATCCGCGGCGACCCACATCGCCCTCTCTACCCACGGCCGTGGCCGCGCCCTCCGCTTCCTCCTCGGCTCGGTTGCCGATGCCCTCGTCCGCTCCAGCCCGCTGCCCCTCCTCCTCGTCGCGCCCCCCGGGGAACCGTCCGGTGGCTGAGCAGCCGCCCGTTCCGGCCTGGCACACCCTCCCCGCCGACGAGATCGCTGCCGTGCTGGGTACCGGCCCGCACGGCCTGGCCAGCCGGGAGGCCGCCGAACGCCTCACCCGCTCCGGCCCCAATGTGATCGACCCCGTCCCGCCGCCGCCCTGGTACGCCACCCTCCTCCATCAGTTCACCTCCCCGGTCATCTACATCCTCCTCGTCGCCGCGCTGGTCACACTCGCCCTCGAGGAATGGATCGATGCGGGCGTCATCGCGGCCGTCCTCGCCCTCAACGCCACCATCGGCTTCACTCAGGAGCGCCGCGCCGAGCGCTCCGTCCGCGCCCTCATGGGCCTCGTCGCCCCCCGCGCCCGCGTCATCCGCGACGGCCACGAACGCGACATCGACAGCCGCGACCTCGTCCCCGGCGACCTCGTCCTGCTCGAATCCGGCATGCGCGTCCCCGCCGATATCCGCCTCATCGCCGTCAACGGCCTCGTCGTCGACCAGGCCCTCCTCACCGGCGAGTCCGAAGGGGTCGCGAAATCCGCCGACCCCAGCCCCGACCCCGCGACCCCGATCGCCGAGCGCTCCTGCATGGCCTACTCCGGCACCGTCGTCGTCCGCGGCCGCGGCCGCGGGTACGTCGTCGCCACCGGCATGCAGACCGAACTCGGCGCCATCGCCGGCAGCATGCGTGCCCAGGAGCTCCCTGCGACTCCCCTCCAGGAGCGGATGGAGCGCTTCGCCCGCGCAATCGGAATTCTCGTTGCGGCCGGGGCCCTCGCCTCCTTTGTCCTCGGTGTCATCGTCGGCGAATCCCCCTCCCAGATGTTCCTCGTCGCGGTGGCGCTCGCGGTTGCCGTCGTCCCGGAGGGCCTCCCTGTCGCGTTCACCATCGCCCTCGCCCTCGGCGTCCGCCGCATGGCCCGCCGCAACGCCATCATCCGCAAGCTCCCCGCCGTCGAAACCCTTGGCAGCACCACCGTCATCGGCTCCGACAAAACCGGCACCCTCACCGAAAACCGCATGACCGTCCGCGAAGCCTGGACGGCGGCCGGCACCCGCCCCGTGCCGCCGCCCGGCTCCGGCCCGGCGCCGGACATCTCCGAACTGGAGCGCCTCCTCTTCGTCACCGGCGTCATGACCAACGAGGCTGACGCCTTCCTCACCGATGATGGCTACGAAACCAGCGGCGACCCCACCGAGGCCGCCCTCCTCCTCGCTGCCATCGCTGTCGGCCTCGAACCTGCCGACCTCCGCGCCGCCCCTGTCCTCGCCGATATCCCGTTCGAATCAGAGCGTCAGTACTCCGCCAGCTGCCGCACCTGGGAGGGCCGCACGGCCTGGTTCGTCAAGGGCGCCCCGGAGCGCATCGCCGAGCGCTCCACCCGCATGCTCACCGCTGACGGCGAAGCGCCGGTGGACCGCGCCGCCATCCTCGCGGCCGCCCACGACCTCGCCAGCCGCGGCTACCGCGTCCTCGCCATGGCCTGGCGCCCCCTCGAGGGCCCGCCCGACCTCGACGATCACCCCCGCGACCTCGTCTTCCTCGGCCTCCAGGCGATGATGGACCCGCCGCGTCCCGGCGTCCGCGAGGCGATCCGCGGCTGCCAGCAGGCCGGCATGCGCGTCATCATGATTACCGGCGACCATGCCATCACCGCCAGCGCCATCGCTGCCGAGCTCAGCATCGCCCCTCCGGGCGCCCCCGTCCTGCCTGGCCCGGAAATCGACTCCCTCGATGACGAAGCCCTCCGCGCCCGCCTGCGCGAGATTGCCGTCATCGCACGCGCCGCGCCCGAACATAAGCTCCGCACCGTCCGTGCCCTCCGCGCCGACGGCCACGTTGTCGCTGTCACCGGGGACGGTGTCAACGACGCCCCCGCCCTTCGCGCCGCCGATATCGGCATCGCCATGGGCCGCTCCGGCACCGACGTCGCCCGCGAAGCCGCCGATATGGTCCTCGCCGACGACAACTTCGTCACGATCTACGCCGCCGTCGAAGAAGGCCGCGTTACCTTCGAAAACGTCCGCAAGGTCACCTTTTTCCTGGTCTCCACCGGCGCCGCCCTCCTCATCGCCATTCTCGCCTCCGTCGCACTCCAGTGGCCCGTGCCAATGGTCGCTGCCCAGTTCCTCTGGCTGAACCTGGTCACCAACGGCCTCCAGGATGTCGCCCTCGCCTTCGAACCCGGCGAAAAGGATGTCCTCCGCTACCCACCGCGCCGGCGCTCCGAAGGCATCATCTCGCCCCTCCTCTGGGAGCGCACGGTCGTCGCCGGCATCGTCATGTGCATCGGCACCCTCGCCCTTTTCCGCTGGGAACTCGACCAGGGCGCCAGCCTGGAAGCCGCCCGCACCGTCGCCCTCACCACCATGGTCCTCTTCCAGAACTTCCACCTCGGCAACGTCCGCGTCGAGCGCCAGTCCGCCTTCGCCCGCAGCCCCCTCGGAAACCCGTTCCTCTTCTACGCCGCAGCGGCTGCCCTGGGGCTCCACATTGCCTCGCTCTACCTCCCGCCCACCCAGTACGTCCTGCGCGTCGAGCCGCTCCCCCTCGAAGCCTGGCTCCGGATGATCCCGGTGGCAGCCTCCGTCATCGTCGTCGTCGA
It encodes:
- a CDS encoding cation-translocating P-type ATPase, which translates into the protein MAEQPPVPAWHTLPADEIAAVLGTGPHGLASREAAERLTRSGPNVIDPVPPPPWYATLLHQFTSPVIYILLVAALVTLALEEWIDAGVIAAVLALNATIGFTQERRAERSVRALMGLVAPRARVIRDGHERDIDSRDLVPGDLVLLESGMRVPADIRLIAVNGLVVDQALLTGESEGVAKSADPSPDPATPIAERSCMAYSGTVVVRGRGRGYVVATGMQTELGAIAGSMRAQELPATPLQERMERFARAIGILVAAGALASFVLGVIVGESPSQMFLVAVALAVAVVPEGLPVAFTIALALGVRRMARRNAIIRKLPAVETLGSTTVIGSDKTGTLTENRMTVREAWTAAGTRPVPPPGSGPAPDISELERLLFVTGVMTNEADAFLTDDGYETSGDPTEAALLLAAIAVGLEPADLRAAPVLADIPFESERQYSASCRTWEGRTAWFVKGAPERIAERSTRMLTADGEAPVDRAAILAAAHDLASRGYRVLAMAWRPLEGPPDLDDHPRDLVFLGLQAMMDPPRPGVREAIRGCQQAGMRVIMITGDHAITASAIAAELSIAPPGAPVLPGPEIDSLDDEALRARLREIAVIARAAPEHKLRTVRALRADGHVVAVTGDGVNDAPALRAADIGIAMGRSGTDVAREAADMVLADDNFVTIYAAVEEGRVTFENVRKVTFFLVSTGAALLIAILASVALQWPVPMVAAQFLWLNLVTNGLQDVALAFEPGEKDVLRYPPRRRSEGIISPLLWERTVVAGIVMCIGTLALFRWELDQGASLEAARTVALTTMVLFQNFHLGNVRVERQSAFARSPLGNPFLFYAAAAALGLHIASLYLPPTQYVLRVEPLPLEAWLRMIPVAASVIVVVELHKLLVRLRGGTPLYRVVVRRP
- a CDS encoding universal stress protein is translated as MALLCALPLPDLHALPAAARPLADALGLPLIGTAVFDPAASADPARPAELVAAIRSAAADLEAMLPAGVQPAGLALRLNGEPEWAPPVRRAIELDARLLAVDSREGPGLSSLGEIVRAAPMPVVAIGPRFEPGSPAPVRVLALTDGSPTAAAVGPGLTRLLAGSAVPVELLAVAVPALGEAPRERELELARALEELEAAMPGVQVVHRRVEPARSFESVAAAAIRVARESAATHIALSTHGRGRALRFLLGSVADALVRSSPLPLLLVAPPGEPSGG